In the genome of bacterium, one region contains:
- the atpA gene encoding F0F1 ATP synthase subunit alpha: MQIRAEEITEIIKKQIEGFEKTIDVKETGIVLSTGDGIARVHGLENAMAGELVELPGEVFGMILNLEEDNVGIVLLGEYQLIKEGDIVKRTGRIVEVPVGKGLLGRVVNALGQPIDGKGPIESEGTRLVEVIAPGIVKRQPVKEPLQTGLKSVDSMIPIGRGQRELIIGDRQTGKTAVAIDTIINQQHADDPVICIYVAVGQKESTVARVVRDLEENGAMEYTIVVSASASNPAPLLFLAPFAGCAMGEHFRDNGQHALVVYDDLSKHAAAYRQLSLLLRRPPGREAYPGDVFYLHSRLLERAAKLSDAEGGGSLTALPIIETQAGDVSAYIPTNVISITDGQIFLESDLFYSGIRPAINVGISVSRVGGSAQVRAMRQVAGRLRLELAQFREMAAFAQFGSDLDKATQMQLSRGERLVEILKQGQFVPLPVEKQAILIYAATNGHLDDYPVAALGKYEEEIYHFMDNRFSDLVKDLAEKKEITDEIKASLEDALAAFKSEFVYE, translated from the coding sequence ATGCAGATTAGAGCTGAAGAGATCACCGAGATAATTAAAAAACAGATAGAGGGTTTCGAAAAGACCATTGATGTCAAGGAAACGGGCATTGTGTTGTCCACAGGCGATGGTATCGCCCGTGTTCACGGTCTTGAGAACGCCATGGCCGGAGAGCTTGTGGAGCTGCCGGGCGAGGTTTTCGGAATGATCCTCAACCTCGAAGAGGACAATGTGGGTATCGTTCTTCTGGGTGAGTACCAGCTCATCAAGGAAGGGGATATCGTCAAGCGCACCGGGCGCATCGTTGAGGTGCCCGTGGGCAAAGGGCTGCTTGGCCGGGTGGTTAACGCTCTGGGCCAGCCCATTGACGGGAAGGGCCCCATCGAGTCGGAAGGTACCCGCCTGGTGGAGGTCATCGCTCCCGGCATCGTGAAGAGACAGCCTGTTAAGGAGCCCCTTCAGACGGGACTTAAATCTGTGGACTCCATGATACCCATTGGCCGCGGTCAGCGGGAGCTTATCATCGGCGACCGCCAGACCGGGAAAACGGCTGTGGCTATCGACACGATCATCAACCAGCAGCACGCAGACGATCCCGTTATCTGTATCTACGTCGCTGTGGGGCAGAAGGAGTCTACTGTTGCCAGGGTGGTCAGGGACCTCGAGGAAAACGGGGCCATGGAATACACCATCGTTGTCAGCGCATCCGCCAGCAACCCGGCTCCCCTGCTCTTCCTTGCGCCTTTCGCAGGGTGCGCCATGGGCGAGCACTTCCGGGACAACGGCCAGCACGCCCTGGTGGTTTACGATGACCTTTCAAAGCACGCTGCAGCTTACAGGCAGCTTTCCCTTCTCCTCAGGCGCCCACCGGGACGCGAAGCTTATCCTGGAGACGTTTTCTATCTTCATTCGAGGCTTCTCGAGCGCGCCGCCAAGTTGAGTGACGCCGAGGGGGGTGGTTCCCTGACGGCCCTGCCTATCATCGAAACCCAGGCAGGCGACGTCTCGGCCTATATCCCCACCAACGTGATCTCCATCACCGACGGGCAGATCTTTCTGGAGTCGGATCTGTTTTATTCAGGTATACGGCCCGCCATCAACGTAGGCATTTCGGTTTCCAGGGTCGGTGGGTCCGCCCAGGTCAGGGCTATGCGACAGGTTGCGGGAAGACTGCGCCTCGAGCTCGCCCAGTTTCGGGAGATGGCAGCTTTCGCCCAGTTCGGATCGGACCTGGACAAGGCTACCCAGATGCAGCTGTCCAGAGGTGAGAGGCTGGTTGAGATCCTCAAGCAGGGCCAGTTCGTGCCCCTGCCGGTGGAGAAGCAGGCCATTCTTATCTACGCGGCCACAAACGGACACCTCGACGACTATCCGGTGGCGGCCCTCGGCAAATACGAAGAAGAGATCTACCACTTCATGGACAACAGGTTCTCGGATCTCGTAAAGGACCTGGCCGAAAAGAAGGAAATTACCGATGAGATCAAAGCCAGCCTCGAGGACGCTCTGGCAGCTTTCAAATCGGAGTTCGTTTACGAATAA
- the atpH gene encoding ATP synthase F1 subunit delta: MIGIVLARRYAKAVIDLAQEAGILKEVGQDLDRIAGLFAESHELVNVFADPTIASGAKEKVLSEVLKKGGVQELTMKFIHVVLQKGRILGVGEIARSYRDLSDHLENRIRARVVTAARLDDNEKSRMKDALSKISGKDVVLEVEVDESLLGGVVAYMGSQVYDGSIKNQLTQLKDNLSKGR, encoded by the coding sequence GTGATAGGAATAGTCCTGGCAAGACGCTACGCCAAGGCGGTCATCGACCTGGCCCAGGAGGCCGGCATCCTGAAGGAAGTAGGTCAGGATCTGGACCGGATAGCCGGCCTGTTCGCTGAGAGCCATGAACTGGTCAATGTTTTTGCTGACCCGACAATCGCATCCGGGGCCAAGGAGAAGGTCCTGTCCGAGGTGCTGAAAAAGGGCGGCGTTCAGGAACTGACCATGAAGTTCATCCACGTTGTTCTCCAGAAAGGCAGGATCCTGGGTGTGGGCGAGATCGCCCGTTCCTACAGGGACCTTTCGGACCATCTGGAAAACAGAATTCGGGCTCGGGTCGTTACCGCTGCCCGCTTGGACGACAATGAGAAGAGCAGAATGAAAGATGCACTGTCAAAGATCTCGGGAAAGGACGTGGTTCTTGAGGTCGAGGTAGACGAAAGCCTCCTCGGGGGTGTTGTTGCCTATATGGGCAGCCAGGTCTATGACGGCAGCATCAAAAACCAGTTAACGCAATTAAAGGACAATCTCAGCAAGGGGAGATAG
- a CDS encoding ATP synthase F0 subunit B translates to MRSVIGTLTGNLIRIIPLLILPAIALASGSEGGEAGSGRALWDLALRIINFAVLVGVLFYFARKPIVSAIRNSIESVRTLLKEAEESRKASEARMKEADDKLAGVDKEISDLLSAARREGEVERERILSEASNALDKLKGEAVIAIEQELKKAQDVLRREAADAAVALAREMISRNITPEDQARFVTEYLEKLEANQ, encoded by the coding sequence ATGAGATCTGTCATCGGGACCTTAACCGGAAACCTCATCCGCATTATACCCCTGCTGATCCTCCCTGCCATCGCGCTGGCCTCGGGATCAGAGGGCGGCGAGGCCGGTTCCGGCCGCGCCTTGTGGGACCTGGCGCTGCGCATTATCAACTTCGCGGTTCTCGTGGGAGTCCTGTTTTATTTCGCTCGCAAACCTATCGTAAGCGCCATAAGGAACAGCATCGAATCGGTCAGGACCCTGTTGAAAGAGGCAGAGGAGTCCCGCAAGGCCTCCGAGGCCCGTATGAAAGAGGCTGACGACAAGTTGGCTGGTGTGGATAAGGAGATCAGCGATCTTCTGTCAGCCGCACGCAGGGAGGGCGAGGTGGAACGGGAACGGATCCTGTCCGAGGCGTCCAATGCCCTTGACAAGCTCAAAGGTGAGGCTGTCATTGCTATTGAGCAAGAGCTTAAAAAAGCCCAGGACGTCCTCAGGCGAGAGGCGGCAGATGCTGCCGTTGCCCTGGCCCGGGAGATGATCAGCAGGAACATCACTCCCGAGGATCAGGCCAGGTTCGTCACCGAATATCTCGAAAAACTGGAGGCTAACCAGTGA
- the atpE gene encoding ATP synthase F0 subunit C, producing MDGITGAELIRAAALLGAGVSMGFGAIGPGIGEGFAAGKACEAIGRNPDQAGLLTRTMLVGQAVSESTGIYALVIALLLIFVVKG from the coding sequence ATGGACGGTATTACTGGAGCTGAACTCATTCGGGCCGCGGCTCTGCTTGGCGCGGGCGTGTCCATGGGGTTTGGAGCGATCGGGCCGGGAATCGGTGAGGGTTTTGCCGCCGGCAAAGCGTGCGAGGCCATCGGAAGGAACCCCGACCAGGCCGGGCTGCTGACCAGGACCATGCTCGTCGGTCAGGCTGTTTCCGAATCCACAGGTATTTATGCTCTTGTCATCGCCCTGCTTCTTATCTTCGTGGTTAAGGGATAA
- a CDS encoding ATP synthase F0 subunit C, with protein sequence MDPVAVSLIVKAMYALGAAFAVGFGAVGPGIGMGMGAASAVEGMGRQPGTSSDLFRIMLIGQGATSTPPTFALVVAILLIFGTGEGTALIQGFAGLGAGISIGAASFASGIGSALPAAQACEAIARQPHLRRPFTTLMLIGQAISQTPLIFALLVSFMLIFSVSPNPDAGLVDYMTVLSAGICMGFGAMGPSVGSGMAGESAILGIRYHRAPEQAVGLLTRVMLLGQAVAQSTSIYALVIALVLLMLV encoded by the coding sequence TTGGATCCAGTTGCCGTTTCCCTGATCGTTAAAGCCATGTACGCCCTGGGTGCGGCCTTTGCCGTCGGGTTCGGTGCCGTAGGCCCCGGGATCGGGATGGGCATGGGCGCGGCATCGGCTGTGGAGGGCATGGGCAGACAGCCGGGCACCTCTTCGGATCTTTTCAGGATCATGCTCATTGGTCAGGGCGCCACCTCCACACCGCCGACTTTCGCTCTCGTCGTGGCAATATTGCTGATTTTCGGTACCGGGGAGGGAACAGCTCTGATTCAGGGCTTTGCCGGCCTTGGCGCCGGGATCTCTATCGGTGCGGCATCCTTTGCCTCCGGTATCGGCAGCGCCCTCCCGGCTGCTCAGGCCTGTGAGGCTATCGCCAGGCAGCCCCACCTCCGCAGGCCCTTTACGACCCTTATGCTCATCGGCCAGGCGATAAGCCAGACACCCCTGATCTTCGCCCTTCTTGTATCCTTCATGCTCATATTCTCGGTATCCCCGAACCCGGACGCCGGATTGGTGGATTATATGACGGTTCTGTCGGCGGGCATCTGTATGGGTTTCGGTGCCATGGGCCCGTCTGTGGGGTCGGGCATGGCAGGAGAGTCAGCTATTCTGGGCATCAGATATCATCGCGCACCTGAGCAGGCTGTGGGCCTGCTGACCCGCGTCATGCTGCTGGGGCAGGCTGTGGCCCAGTCCACAAGTATTTACGCCCTGGTTATCGCGCTGGTGCTGTTGATGTTGGTTTAA
- the atpB gene encoding F0F1 ATP synthase subunit A, protein MTTIPTYSFELLGTMFTVNYVTVFNTWIIMGVLIFLALLVRSRLTETPGPLQRVTELYISAMDNMTKETLETTSRAYFPLVATMFIFLILCNWWGIIPGFDEPTKDLNTPLSLGIMGFFLTHTAAIRAKGIGPYLKEYGEPFIFMAPLNMIGELAKVVSISFRLFGNIMGGAIIISVVSYLVYSIALPPFLYVFFGLFVGTVQAFVFTMLTITYIAVATN, encoded by the coding sequence ATGACCACCATACCGACCTATTCTTTTGAGCTGTTGGGAACGATGTTCACGGTCAACTATGTCACTGTATTCAATACGTGGATCATCATGGGGGTCCTCATTTTCCTGGCCCTCCTGGTCAGAAGCAGGCTCACTGAAACGCCGGGACCCCTGCAGCGTGTCACCGAGCTTTATATTTCAGCCATGGATAATATGACCAAGGAAACCCTGGAGACGACAAGCAGGGCCTATTTCCCCCTTGTCGCCACCATGTTCATTTTCCTCATCCTTTGCAACTGGTGGGGCATCATCCCGGGGTTTGATGAGCCAACGAAAGATCTGAATACGCCCCTCAGTCTTGGGATAATGGGGTTTTTCCTCACCCATACGGCAGCTATAAGGGCAAAAGGGATCGGACCCTATCTCAAGGAATACGGTGAGCCGTTCATTTTTATGGCGCCCCTGAACATGATCGGGGAGCTGGCAAAGGTTGTTTCCATCTCCTTCCGTCTTTTCGGGAACATCATGGGAGGGGCCATCATCATTTCGGTTGTCTCCTATCTGGTATACAGCATAGCTTTACCGCCGTTCCTTTACGTCTTCTTCGGTCTGTTCGTGGGTACTGTGCAGGCTTTCGTTTTTACTATGCTGACGATTACCTATATCGCAGTGGCCACCAATTAG
- a CDS encoding ATP synthase subunit I gives MSSFDKYVRRVFFGTLSLILLFAGIFLFVERMPWARGVVLGGAASLVNLVIMAGDVRKQGVVIESKSFRSAYGRYALRMSLLAGVLIYSATNENIALWATIPALFASQFAMTCGELLAGREQGTT, from the coding sequence GTGAGTTCATTTGACAAATATGTGCGCCGGGTTTTCTTTGGCACCCTGTCCCTGATCCTCCTATTTGCAGGCATCTTCCTTTTTGTGGAACGAATGCCGTGGGCCCGGGGAGTGGTTCTGGGCGGAGCGGCCAGCCTGGTGAACCTTGTCATTATGGCAGGTGATGTACGCAAGCAGGGGGTTGTGATAGAAAGCAAGAGCTTTCGATCAGCCTACGGGCGATATGCCTTGAGAATGTCGCTCCTGGCGGGGGTCCTCATTTATTCGGCCACAAATGAAAACATTGCCCTTTGGGCTACAATTCCAGCCCTCTTCGCATCGCAGTTTGCCATGACCTGCGGGGAGTTGCTGGCAGGCAGAGAGCAGGGAACAACGTAA
- a CDS encoding polymer-forming cytoskeletal protein: protein MIKKEPTVARGEIKAFLGEGTDFKGILTFEGTVRVDGQLEGEVYTKDTLIVGESAVVAAEINVHTIVISGIVRGNINATGKIEVHRPGKLFGNVKTPSLFIEEGVIFEGNCAMAYDASGEKKVSPIVVQHDAEGQEAEDRKAAAKTD from the coding sequence ATGATTAAGAAAGAACCGACGGTCGCGCGCGGTGAGATAAAGGCATTTTTAGGTGAGGGAACAGATTTCAAAGGCATCCTCACCTTTGAGGGCACCGTGCGCGTCGATGGCCAGCTGGAAGGAGAGGTCTATACCAAGGATACTCTCATTGTTGGCGAGAGCGCTGTTGTAGCCGCTGAGATCAATGTCCATACCATTGTCATATCGGGCATCGTCAGGGGCAATATCAACGCGACAGGGAAGATCGAGGTGCACCGCCCTGGTAAGCTGTTTGGTAATGTGAAAACCCCCAGCCTTTTCATTGAAGAGGGGGTTATTTTCGAAGGCAACTGCGCCATGGCCTACGACGCTTCTGGAGAGAAAAAGGTCTCGCCAATCGTTGTTCAGCATGACGCGGAAGGGCAGGAAGCGGAAGATAGAAAAGCTGCGGCAAAAACCGATTGA
- a CDS encoding ParB/RepB/Spo0J family partition protein, whose product MATERKRQALGKGLGALIPGGGEAPLQGELLLVATQEVFPNPEQPRVRFEETALQELAASIREQGVLQPLLVRRVPGGYELIAGERRLRASRIAGLERIPVLCRRIEDDRKLELALIENIQRENLNPIEEAQAYRELQSINKYTQEEIARRVGKDRATVANSIRLLNLPDFVKNELAANRISAGHARALMPLKDEKAMRPILARILGEGLSVREVERGVAKLISGTRERKTIAGRDTPESKDLENRLTRKLGCRVRIHSSGKGGRLEIRYTDLNELNAVADKILKSDS is encoded by the coding sequence ATGGCCACTGAACGTAAACGACAGGCTCTCGGAAAGGGTTTAGGCGCTCTTATCCCCGGGGGTGGTGAGGCCCCACTTCAGGGAGAGCTTCTCCTGGTTGCTACCCAGGAAGTATTTCCCAACCCTGAACAGCCAAGGGTCCGGTTTGAGGAGACCGCTCTTCAGGAACTGGCTGCCTCCATCAGGGAGCAGGGAGTGCTTCAGCCTCTTCTGGTCAGAAGGGTGCCGGGTGGTTATGAGTTGATCGCCGGAGAGAGAAGACTGAGAGCCTCACGCATAGCCGGCCTGGAGAGGATCCCTGTCCTGTGCCGCCGGATCGAGGATGACCGGAAGCTGGAGCTGGCCCTCATTGAGAATATTCAAAGGGAAAATCTGAACCCCATTGAGGAGGCACAGGCATACCGGGAACTTCAGTCCATCAATAAATACACGCAGGAGGAGATCGCCCGCCGGGTTGGGAAGGACAGGGCTACGGTGGCAAACTCCATCAGGTTGCTCAACCTGCCCGATTTTGTGAAAAATGAATTAGCAGCAAACAGGATTTCCGCCGGTCACGCCCGGGCTCTCATGCCCCTCAAGGACGAAAAGGCAATGAGGCCCATACTGGCCCGTATTCTGGGGGAAGGGTTGTCCGTCAGAGAGGTTGAGCGCGGCGTGGCGAAGCTGATCTCAGGCACCAGGGAGCGCAAGACTATCGCAGGCCGGGATACCCCCGAGTCAAAGGATCTTGAGAACCGTTTGACCAGAAAACTTGGGTGCCGCGTCCGGATTCACAGCTCTGGCAAAGGCGGCCGCCTTGAAATCAGATATACTGACCTTAACGAACTTAACGCTGTTGCTGATAAAATACTGAAAAGCGACAGCTGA
- a CDS encoding AAA family ATPase, producing the protein MAKIITVANQKGGVGKTTTAVNLAASLAAAERKTLLVDLDPQANSSSGLGVRAGDLEDSIYQVLISNVPIKEVIRTTGMEFLDLVPSHVSLIGAEIELVSTLSRETILTRALGALKEPYEYILIDCPPSLGLLTLNALTAADSVLVPLQCEYYALEGLSSLLATIKLVRGALNPQLELEGILLTMFDPRNNLSHQVAKEARNYFPGKVFNTAIPRNVKLSEAPSYGKPAILYDINSPGSQSYLALAQEMLNGKRN; encoded by the coding sequence TTGGCTAAAATCATCACCGTTGCGAACCAGAAGGGCGGCGTAGGGAAAACCACAACAGCGGTGAACCTTGCGGCTTCTCTGGCGGCTGCTGAAAGAAAGACCCTCTTGGTGGATCTTGATCCCCAGGCTAACTCTTCCAGTGGGTTGGGTGTCAGAGCTGGGGATCTCGAGGACTCCATCTACCAGGTGCTGATCTCCAACGTGCCCATAAAAGAGGTCATCAGAACAACCGGGATGGAATTTTTGGACTTAGTGCCTTCTCACGTGAGCCTCATCGGGGCGGAAATTGAACTGGTTTCCACCCTTTCCAGAGAAACGATCCTGACAAGGGCGCTGGGAGCGTTAAAGGAGCCTTACGAATACATTCTTATCGACTGTCCGCCATCCCTGGGACTTTTGACCCTGAACGCCCTTACTGCTGCTGACAGTGTGCTGGTGCCCCTCCAGTGTGAGTATTATGCTCTGGAGGGTCTCTCAAGCCTTTTGGCCACGATCAAGCTCGTAAGAGGGGCGTTGAACCCACAGCTGGAGTTGGAGGGGATCCTTCTGACCATGTTCGATCCCCGGAACAACCTTTCCCACCAGGTGGCAAAAGAGGCCAGGAATTATTTTCCTGGAAAGGTATTTAACACCGCGATTCCCAGAAACGTCAAACTGAGCGAAGCTCCAAGTTACGGGAAGCCAGCGATCCTTTACGATATCAATTCCCCGGGTTCGCAGAGCTATCTGGCCCTGGCTCAGGAGATGTTGAACGGAAAAAGAAATTGA
- the rsmG gene encoding 16S rRNA (guanine(527)-N(7))-methyltransferase RsmG gives MDKASFISQMSNGVTAMGIQVSDEALVRLFVFYTELERWNRKVNLVSRRPHDWISIHFLDSLAPLALGLLGKGGRVVDLGAGAGFPGVPLKIARESISLCMAEASGKKCTWLKHLIRALDVSEAQVLEGRFEELINSGWAGYFDTAVSRAAAKPWKMLDLARPFLAPGGRLLVYTTEALADEGLGRIHPYQVPGSKVPSVIWEITIQPKAQSPKPKAQKLKA, from the coding sequence ATGGATAAGGCCTCCTTCATATCCCAGATGAGCAACGGTGTGACTGCTATGGGCATTCAAGTATCAGATGAGGCCCTCGTCAGGTTGTTTGTCTTCTACACCGAGCTGGAGCGTTGGAACCGCAAGGTCAACCTGGTATCTCGCCGCCCCCACGACTGGATCAGCATACATTTCCTGGATTCCCTGGCACCTCTGGCCCTCGGTTTGCTGGGGAAGGGTGGCCGGGTGGTGGACCTGGGGGCCGGAGCAGGGTTCCCGGGGGTGCCCCTTAAAATCGCACGGGAAAGTATTTCCCTGTGCATGGCGGAAGCTTCCGGTAAGAAGTGTACCTGGTTAAAGCATCTTATAAGAGCGCTGGATGTCAGCGAGGCGCAGGTGCTGGAGGGGCGCTTTGAGGAGTTGATTAATAGTGGGTGGGCTGGATATTTCGACACGGCCGTCAGCAGGGCAGCGGCCAAGCCCTGGAAGATGCTGGACCTTGCCCGTCCTTTCCTTGCCCCCGGTGGACGCCTGCTGGTATACACAACCGAAGCGTTGGCGGATGAGGGGCTGGGAAGGATACACCCATATCAGGTACCGGGATCAAAAGTGCCATCAGTAATTTGGGAAATTACAATCCAGCCCAAAGCCCAAAGCCCAAAGCCCAAAGCCCAAAAACTTAAGGCTTAA
- the mnmG gene encoding tRNA uridine-5-carboxymethylaminomethyl(34) synthesis enzyme MnmG, which yields MKSEIIPDPPRYQDSTRYDVIVIGAGHAGCEAAWASARMGMTTLLLTISIDQIAHMSCNPAVGGLAKGHLVREIDALGGLMAMAIDATGIQYRILNTKKGPAVRSSRAQADMYGYKTWVRERLEAQEGLHIKQGMVEGFLMEEGKGVRRIGGVYTHAGEEFLSSTVVVASGTFLNGLIHIGMTQYPAGRAGEFPSTDLSSALGALDLKMGRLKTGTTPRLDAKTIDFDRCQAQYGDEVPQPFSFKTRGIHRPQVPCWITRTNQATHDAIRGGLDRSPLYKGVIKGVGPRYCPSIEDKIVRFPDKTGHQVFLEPEGLQTREYYPNGVSTSLPIDVQVKMLRTIQGLEEVQIMRPGYAIEYDFVNPTQLGPDLMVKAVHGLYLAGQINGTSGYEEAAAQGLLAGINAALKVKGEPSLTLGRDEAYMGVLVDDLITKGVTEPYRLFTSRAEYRLILREDNADLRLMEKGYMAGLITEEEIGQLREKVRVIESGLEAVRNHRVTVSLAGGPPKGTSLTQVLKQPEISYEDLESLDLGFSPIREEKAARQVEIQIKYEGYIARQTAMVGKMARLESMAIPEDLDYASLRSLSREVRDRFEDVRPVSLGQASRIPGITPAAVSALMIYINGRTQDAARSTQEGKEKPAG from the coding sequence ATGAAATCTGAGATTATACCTGATCCCCCCCGTTACCAGGACTCCACCCGTTACGATGTCATCGTGATAGGAGCTGGTCACGCAGGGTGTGAAGCGGCGTGGGCAAGTGCCCGTATGGGCATGACAACCCTGCTGCTCACCATCTCCATTGACCAGATAGCCCACATGTCCTGCAACCCGGCTGTTGGCGGGCTGGCAAAGGGACACCTGGTTCGAGAGATCGACGCCCTTGGGGGCCTCATGGCCATGGCCATCGATGCCACCGGTATTCAATACAGGATACTCAATACGAAAAAGGGCCCGGCAGTTAGATCCTCCAGAGCCCAGGCCGATATGTACGGGTATAAAACCTGGGTCCGGGAGCGCCTTGAAGCTCAGGAGGGGCTGCATATTAAACAGGGCATGGTGGAAGGTTTCCTGATGGAAGAGGGGAAGGGTGTACGCCGGATCGGAGGTGTCTACACCCATGCCGGTGAGGAGTTTCTATCCAGCACGGTGGTGGTGGCATCGGGCACTTTTCTTAACGGCCTGATCCATATTGGCATGACGCAATATCCGGCCGGGAGGGCAGGGGAGTTTCCCTCCACCGACCTGTCCAGCGCTCTCGGGGCTCTGGATCTCAAGATGGGAAGGCTCAAAACAGGCACGACTCCAAGGTTAGACGCAAAAACCATAGACTTTGACCGCTGCCAGGCGCAGTACGGTGATGAAGTTCCCCAACCCTTTTCCTTCAAAACCAGAGGGATCCATCGCCCCCAGGTCCCGTGCTGGATCACAAGGACAAACCAGGCCACTCACGATGCCATCCGGGGCGGGCTCGACAGGTCTCCTCTTTACAAAGGTGTCATCAAAGGGGTGGGGCCCAGGTACTGCCCCAGCATTGAGGACAAGATCGTTCGTTTCCCCGACAAGACAGGACACCAGGTCTTTCTCGAGCCCGAAGGGCTTCAAACCAGGGAATATTACCCTAACGGTGTTTCCACAAGCCTGCCCATTGACGTTCAAGTCAAGATGCTGCGCACGATCCAGGGTCTTGAAGAGGTCCAGATCATGCGGCCGGGCTATGCTATAGAGTACGACTTTGTCAACCCGACACAGCTGGGGCCGGACCTCATGGTCAAGGCGGTCCATGGACTTTACCTGGCCGGACAGATCAACGGCACTTCAGGCTACGAGGAAGCAGCGGCACAGGGCCTGCTTGCGGGCATTAACGCAGCCCTCAAGGTGAAGGGAGAGCCGTCCCTCACCCTCGGCAGGGATGAGGCCTACATGGGAGTCCTTGTGGATGACCTGATAACGAAGGGTGTCACTGAACCTTACAGGCTGTTCACCTCACGGGCTGAATACCGACTTATCCTCCGTGAAGACAACGCAGACCTTAGGCTCATGGAAAAGGGATACATGGCCGGTCTCATTACCGAGGAGGAGATCGGGCAGCTTCGAGAGAAGGTTAGAGTGATAGAGAGTGGCCTTGAGGCGGTCAGAAACCACAGGGTTACTGTAAGCCTGGCAGGAGGACCGCCAAAAGGAACCTCCCTCACCCAGGTCCTGAAGCAGCCTGAGATCTCCTACGAGGACCTTGAAAGCCTTGACCTGGGGTTTTCCCCCATACGCGAAGAAAAGGCTGCAAGACAGGTGGAGATTCAGATCAAGTACGAAGGATACATTGCCAGGCAGACGGCCATGGTGGGGAAAATGGCGCGACTGGAATCCATGGCCATACCGGAAGATCTTGACTATGCATCTCTGCGCTCTCTCTCAAGGGAGGTGCGCGACCGCTTTGAGGATGTTCGCCCAGTCAGCCTCGGACAGGCCTCCCGGATACCGGGGATCACCCCGGCGGCTGTGTCGGCGTTAATGATCTATATCAATGGCAGGACGCAGGACGCAGCACGCAGCACGCAGGAAGGAAAGGAAAAACCTGCAGGCTAA